Proteins co-encoded in one Bacteroidota bacterium genomic window:
- a CDS encoding dehydrogenase, which produces MIVRSKAPLRLGLAGGGTDVSPYCDRFGGAILNATINLYAYASIEPTTEKNIQIESIDRKVSVSYSSDFVLPKDGKLELIKAVYEKVVRKFSLEPLSFKLSTYIDAPAGSGLGSSSTLVVAILGAFTEWLKLPLGEYDIAHLAYEIERVDMKMAGGRQDQYSATFGGVNFMEFYSDDKVIVNPLNIKDQYLKELAHNLLLYYTETNRFSSDIIESQVKHVISDNSNAIEATHQLKKQASLMKEVLLKGDINEVGRILDFGWQNKKGLTEGITNEFIDKIYSTAIENGATGGKISGAGGGGFMVFYCPGNSRYKVIESLQQFGGYEKKYSFTKEGLNSWTI; this is translated from the coding sequence ATGATCGTAAGAAGTAAAGCCCCATTAAGATTAGGACTAGCAGGTGGAGGAACTGATGTTAGTCCATATTGCGATCGATTTGGAGGAGCAATATTAAACGCAACTATAAATTTATACGCATATGCTAGCATAGAACCTACAACTGAAAAGAACATTCAAATTGAATCGATAGACCGTAAAGTAAGTGTCTCCTACTCTAGTGATTTTGTACTTCCAAAGGATGGAAAACTTGAATTAATAAAGGCTGTTTATGAAAAAGTCGTCCGTAAGTTTTCACTTGAACCTCTTTCATTTAAATTAAGTACCTATATTGATGCACCAGCAGGTTCCGGATTAGGATCGTCATCAACCTTAGTTGTGGCTATATTGGGAGCATTTACTGAATGGTTAAAATTGCCATTAGGAGAATATGACATTGCTCACCTTGCATATGAAATTGAACGAGTTGACATGAAGATGGCCGGAGGACGCCAAGATCAATATTCGGCTACATTTGGTGGAGTAAATTTCATGGAGTTTTATAGCGATGATAAAGTAATTGTAAATCCATTAAATATAAAAGATCAATACTTAAAAGAATTAGCACATAACTTATTGCTTTATTACACCGAAACCAATCGATTTAGTAGTGATATAATTGAGTCACAAGTGAAGCATGTTATCTCTGATAATTCAAATGCAATTGAAGCAACCCATCAATTAAAAAAGCAAGCTTCATTAATGAAAGAGGTACTGTTAAAAGGTGATATCAACGAAGTAGGTAGAATATTGGACTTTGGATGGCAAAATAAAAAAGGATTGACAGAAGGAATTACGAATGAATTTATTGATAAAATTTATTCTACAGCTATTGAGAATGGAGCAACAGGAGGTAAAATTTCAGGAGCGGGAGGTGGTGGTTTTATGGTTTTTTATTGTCCGGGAAATAGCCGCTATAAAGTGATTGAATCGTTGCAGCAGTTTGGTGGATATGAGAAAAAGTATTCCTTTACAAAAGAAGGATTAAATTCATGGACAATTTAG
- the clpX gene encoding ATP-dependent Clp protease ATP-binding subunit ClpX — protein sequence MASDKTIIKCSFCGRDKRDTSMLIAGITGHICDKCIDQAYAIVREESTSSESKNLNHKITLLKPIEIKNHLDEYIIGQDASKKVLSVAVYNHYKRIMQKPTKGAEDVEIEKSNIIMVGETGTGKTLLARTIAKILNVPFCIADATVLTEAGYVGEDVESILVRLLQTADYDVAAAERGIIFIDEVDKIARKSDNPSITRDVSGEGVQQALLKLLEGAVVNVPPQGGRKHPEQKMVAINTKNILFICGGAFDGIEKKIARRMSANTLGYKSQLVNDEIDKANLLQYITPLDLKNFGLIPELIGRLPVLTHLNPLDKSALRRILTEPKNSLIKQYIKLFEMDKVTLSFDKAVLDLIVDKALEFKLGARGLRSICEAIMTDAMFEIPSLQEKELKITQRYASEKLQKSTINKLKVA from the coding sequence ATGGCAAGCGATAAAACTATAATTAAATGCTCCTTTTGTGGTCGTGATAAACGCGATACATCAATGCTTATTGCTGGTATAACTGGTCATATTTGCGACAAGTGTATTGATCAAGCTTATGCTATAGTTCGTGAAGAATCAACCAGTTCAGAATCTAAAAATCTGAACCATAAAATCACTTTATTAAAACCAATTGAAATAAAAAATCATCTTGACGAATATATTATTGGACAGGATGCTTCAAAAAAAGTGCTGAGTGTAGCTGTATATAATCACTACAAACGCATCATGCAAAAGCCCACTAAAGGTGCAGAAGATGTGGAAATTGAGAAATCGAATATTATAATGGTTGGTGAAACGGGCACTGGTAAAACCTTGCTGGCGCGAACTATAGCCAAAATATTAAATGTTCCTTTTTGTATTGCCGACGCTACTGTGCTTACAGAAGCCGGCTATGTTGGTGAAGATGTTGAAAGCATTTTAGTGCGTTTACTTCAAACTGCCGATTATGATGTAGCTGCTGCTGAAAGAGGTATTATTTTTATTGATGAAGTGGATAAGATTGCACGCAAAAGTGACAATCCTTCAATTACCAGAGATGTTTCAGGAGAAGGCGTTCAACAAGCTTTGTTAAAATTACTGGAAGGTGCGGTTGTCAATGTTCCACCTCAAGGAGGAAGGAAACATCCTGAACAGAAAATGGTGGCGATAAATACCAAAAATATATTATTTATTTGCGGTGGTGCATTTGACGGTATTGAGAAAAAGATTGCACGAAGAATGAGTGCAAATACCTTGGGTTATAAATCACAACTCGTTAATGACGAAATTGATAAAGCCAATTTATTGCAATACATCACACCACTTGATCTGAAAAATTTTGGTTTAATACCTGAGTTAATCGGTAGACTTCCTGTTCTTACACATTTAAATCCGCTCGATAAAAGTGCGTTAAGACGAATTCTAACTGAACCAAAAAATTCATTAATAAAGCAATATATCAAGCTTTTTGAAATGGATAAAGTCACCTTAAGTTTTGATAAGGCTGTGTTGGATTTAATTGTTGATAAGGCACTTGAATTTAAGCTAGGAGCAAGGGGTTTAAGATCTATTTGCGAAGCTATAATGACTGATGCAATGTTTGAAATTCCTTCTTTGCAAGAAAAGGAATTGAAAATAACGCAGCGTTACGCCAGCGAGAAATTGCAAAAATCAACTATTAATAAATTAAAAGTTGCCTAA
- a CDS encoding nucleotidyltransferase family protein: MIKEAIILAGGLGTRLQPVLGNTPKPMALINGKPFLHYIFQYLRFYQIPRVILSVSPLTRSIEEHFGKNYLGIELLYSYENEPLGTGGGVKLALQKCNADTVLVLNGDTLFSVDLFQLSAFHVKNNAQITLALKYCDEIGRFGKVNIDHRFRITGFEEKKTGVSKNGYINGGVYLINIPLFTSINFPSTFSIEKDFFEKYLEHINFLGFVSNKYFIDIGIPEDYLRAQNEFKTYQF, translated from the coding sequence ATGATTAAAGAAGCAATTATTCTCGCAGGAGGTTTGGGTACACGCTTACAACCTGTATTAGGAAATACTCCTAAGCCTATGGCTTTAATTAATGGCAAGCCGTTTTTGCACTATATTTTTCAATATTTACGCTTTTACCAAATACCAAGAGTTATACTATCAGTATCGCCACTAACTCGGAGTATTGAAGAACATTTTGGAAAAAATTACCTGGGAATTGAACTACTTTATAGTTATGAAAACGAACCACTAGGTACGGGAGGTGGAGTAAAACTTGCTTTACAAAAATGTAATGCAGACACTGTATTAGTATTAAACGGTGATACCTTATTTAGTGTTGATTTATTTCAATTAAGTGCGTTTCATGTCAAAAATAACGCTCAAATTACTTTAGCGTTAAAGTACTGTGACGAAATAGGAAGGTTTGGTAAAGTAAATATTGACCATCGGTTTAGAATAACCGGATTCGAAGAAAAGAAAACTGGTGTTTCAAAAAACGGATATATTAATGGAGGAGTTTACTTAATAAACATACCACTATTTACAAGTATTAATTTCCCAAGCACTTTTAGTATTGAAAAAGATTTTTTTGAAAAATATCTGGAACATATAAATTTTTTGGGCTTCGTAAGCAATAAGTATTTTATTGATATTGGAATTCCTGAAGATTACTTACGTGCACAAAATGAATTTAAGACTTACCAATTTTGA
- a CDS encoding YkgJ family cysteine cluster protein, which produces MIPKIEDLPKLVANTKTNTQKLFTKLKRTQPGSLDTTVQSIHEEVFSEMNCLTCANCCKTTSPIFYQKDIERLSKLFRIKPSQFIQNYLHIDAEQDFVLNVTPCPFLDEDNLCSVYEQRPTACREYPHTNRKRFYQLLDLTQRNTAVCPAAFEIVERLKKNYQNKSH; this is translated from the coding sequence ATGATTCCCAAAATAGAAGATCTGCCTAAGCTAGTTGCAAACACAAAAACCAATACTCAGAAGCTTTTTACCAAACTTAAAAGAACCCAACCAGGTAGTTTAGATACAACGGTTCAGAGTATACACGAGGAAGTTTTTTCCGAAATGAATTGTTTGACATGTGCCAATTGTTGTAAAACTACCAGTCCAATATTTTATCAAAAGGATATTGAACGCTTATCAAAACTCTTTAGAATCAAACCTTCTCAGTTTATTCAAAATTATTTGCACATTGATGCGGAACAGGATTTTGTATTGAATGTTACACCATGTCCTTTTTTAGATGAGGATAATTTGTGCAGCGTTTATGAACAAAGACCAACGGCATGTCGAGAATATCCACATACTAATAGAAAGCGATTTTATCAATTGTTGGATCTTACACAAAGAAATACAGCAGTTTGTCCTGCAGCTTTTGAGATCGTAGAAAGATTGAAAAAAAACTATCAAAACAAATCTCATTAG
- a CDS encoding glycosyltransferase, whose protein sequence is MDLSLVIPLLNEEESLQELTDWIVRVMNSHNYSYEILFIDDGSKDGSWKKIESLTKENACVKGIKFRRNYGKSAALNVGFEAAIGKVIITMDADLQDSPDEIPELRKMILEDGYDLVSGWKKKRYDPISKTLPTKLFNYATRKMSGIHLHDFNCGLKAYRSEVVKSIEVYGEMHRYIPVIAKWAGFTKISEKEVQHQERKYGTTKFGLERFINGFLDLLSISFVSKFGKRPMHLFGFLGTIMFLIGFMVAFYLGANKLYLVYQNEPALLITQRPSFYIALTTMVLGTMLFLAGFLGELISRNSPTRNQYLIERKTDNIS, encoded by the coding sequence ATGGATTTATCCCTTGTTATTCCACTATTAAACGAAGAAGAATCATTACAGGAACTAACTGATTGGATAGTTCGCGTTATGAATTCGCACAATTACAGCTATGAGATTTTATTTATTGATGATGGAAGTAAAGATGGTAGTTGGAAAAAAATAGAATCGTTAACCAAAGAAAACGCTTGCGTAAAAGGAATTAAGTTTAGAAGAAATTATGGTAAAAGTGCAGCATTGAATGTTGGATTTGAAGCCGCAATCGGGAAGGTGATAATTACGATGGATGCTGATTTACAAGATAGTCCGGATGAGATTCCAGAATTGCGAAAAATGATACTTGAAGATGGTTATGATTTAGTTTCTGGTTGGAAGAAAAAGAGATACGATCCAATTTCAAAAACCTTGCCTACCAAACTATTTAACTATGCTACCCGAAAAATGAGTGGGATTCACTTACACGATTTTAATTGTGGATTAAAAGCATACCGATCGGAGGTTGTAAAGAGTATTGAAGTATACGGTGAAATGCATCGATACATACCTGTAATTGCTAAATGGGCAGGCTTTACAAAAATTAGTGAGAAAGAAGTACAACACCAAGAAAGAAAATACGGAACAACCAAATTTGGTCTTGAACGATTTATCAATGGATTTCTCGATTTATTATCGATATCTTTTGTTTCAAAGTTTGGCAAACGTCCTATGCATCTTTTTGGATTTTTGGGTACCATTATGTTTTTAATAGGATTTATGGTAGCATTTTATTTGGGTGCTAATAAGTTGTATCTGGTTTATCAAAATGAACCAGCATTATTGATTACACAACGTCCTTCATTTTATATTGCATTAACTACCATGGTTCTTGGCACTATGTTATTTCTAGCAGGTTTTTTAGGAGAGTTGATTTCAAGAAATTCTCCAACAAGAAATCAATATTTAATTGAAAGGAAAACCGACAATATCAGCTAA
- a CDS encoding SGNH/GDSL hydrolase family protein: MDNVLKPIRYVALGDSYTICEGAAWEESWPFLLTQNLNQIGIPFELIANPSVTGWTTKDLIEKELTIYDESKPDFATLLIGVNDWVQLITIQQFKENLQYIISRMLSQLEKQTNLVLITIPDFGVTPKGANYSNGRNIADGISEFNQVIIEEAKNRNLKCIDIFPISQQMKDKPELISVDELHPSAKEYALWEELIFPVVANHFNK, from the coding sequence ATGGACAACGTTTTGAAACCCATTAGATATGTAGCACTTGGCGATTCATATACAATTTGTGAAGGCGCTGCGTGGGAAGAATCGTGGCCTTTTCTATTGACCCAGAATCTAAACCAAATTGGAATTCCTTTTGAATTAATAGCAAATCCTTCTGTTACTGGATGGACAACAAAGGATCTTATTGAAAAGGAATTAACAATTTACGATGAATCAAAGCCTGATTTTGCAACCTTATTGATAGGAGTAAACGACTGGGTTCAGCTAATTACGATTCAACAATTTAAAGAAAACTTGCAGTATATTATATCAAGGATGCTAAGCCAGTTGGAGAAACAAACCAATTTGGTACTTATTACCATTCCTGATTTTGGTGTTACTCCCAAGGGAGCTAATTATAGCAATGGTAGGAATATCGCCGATGGTATTTCTGAATTTAACCAGGTTATCATAGAGGAGGCGAAAAATAGGAATTTGAAGTGTATAGATATTTTTCCAATAAGTCAACAAATGAAGGACAAACCAGAGCTTATCTCAGTTGACGAACTTCACCCATCAGCAAAAGAATATGCTTTATGGGAAGAATTGATTTTTCCGGTTGTTGCAAACCATTTTAATAAATAA
- a CDS encoding DUF4199 domain-containing protein yields MEEKKITLSLNSMNYGGMAGTILFLLFIVGGFLGKELSSFISVVGYIVLGIAIFVGCSKYRDQALNGSISYGTSFYSGVLISFFAGVLIAFAAFLYLKFVDSTILDSIMLEIEENIMKEYPDDDAKAEKAMEMMKVINNPLAFALIFVLSYTFWGSVLSLIISGFVKRNTPSSNSFDNFIQQNQ; encoded by the coding sequence ATGGAAGAAAAAAAAATCACTCTTTCGTTAAATTCAATGAATTATGGTGGTATGGCAGGCACCATACTTTTTTTACTGTTTATTGTAGGTGGATTTTTAGGAAAAGAGTTGTCATCGTTTATTAGTGTAGTTGGTTACATAGTGCTTGGAATTGCCATTTTTGTTGGTTGTAGCAAATATCGCGATCAAGCGTTAAATGGAAGTATTAGTTATGGAACCTCCTTTTATTCTGGAGTTTTAATTTCCTTTTTCGCAGGTGTATTAATTGCTTTTGCAGCTTTTCTCTACCTGAAATTTGTAGATTCTACAATACTTGATTCAATTATGTTGGAAATTGAAGAAAACATTATGAAGGAGTATCCGGATGATGATGCTAAAGCGGAGAAAGCAATGGAAATGATGAAGGTGATTAATAATCCTTTGGCATTTGCTTTAATATTTGTTTTGAGTTATACTTTTTGGGGATCTGTTTTATCGCTTATTATTTCGGGTTTTGTAAAACGTAACACTCCATCTTCCAACTCTTTTGACAACTTTATTCAACAAAATCAATAA
- the tig gene encoding trigger factor, translating into MNFTKEKIDELNTVVKVKLGPEDYQERVDKVLKDYQRKASVPGFRPGKVPSGMIKKMYRKSILVDEINKLLNDSLNGYITENKLEVLGNPLPKRDDAQDIDWDNQSDFEFSYDIGLAPQFEVELSAKDKFDLLKVKIDEATITQYSTDMAKRYGKVVNAELSQDNDLLFGDFAELDDSGNPVENGITKSSTLAVDTIKNENLKNQFIGLSKGNKVIINPTDLSENTTDLSAMLGITKDQAAALQNKFSFTLTNISRISPAELNEEFFGKVYGPEVKTEEQFRTKISEELSQMYAADSDRKLKNDIVLQLIEKLKLELPDEFLKRWLMAVNDKPISYEQVNTEYNSYSNGLRWQLIENKILKDNDIRVSNDEIKDYVRGLVTEQFTRYNQMEMNAEDLENTVNRVLSNQEEAKKLYERLYDIKLMDLFKSKFTLTTKEVSVEELYKA; encoded by the coding sequence ATGAACTTTACAAAAGAAAAAATTGACGAATTGAACACAGTAGTAAAAGTTAAGCTTGGCCCGGAAGATTATCAAGAGCGTGTTGATAAAGTATTAAAAGACTATCAACGTAAAGCAAGTGTACCCGGCTTTCGCCCAGGCAAAGTTCCATCTGGAATGATCAAAAAAATGTATCGCAAATCAATATTGGTTGACGAAATAAATAAGTTATTGAATGATTCGTTGAATGGATATATCACTGAAAATAAATTGGAAGTATTAGGAAACCCACTTCCTAAAAGAGACGACGCTCAAGATATTGATTGGGACAATCAAAGTGATTTCGAATTTAGCTACGATATCGGACTCGCTCCTCAATTTGAAGTGGAACTTTCTGCAAAAGACAAATTTGATTTACTAAAGGTTAAAATTGACGAAGCTACTATTACACAATACTCAACGGATATGGCAAAGCGTTACGGTAAGGTTGTAAACGCAGAGCTTTCTCAAGATAATGATTTACTTTTTGGCGATTTTGCAGAACTTGATGATTCTGGAAATCCCGTTGAAAATGGCATCACAAAATCCAGTACCCTTGCAGTGGATACAATAAAAAATGAGAATTTGAAAAATCAATTTATTGGTCTTTCAAAAGGGAATAAGGTAATTATTAATCCTACTGACTTATCCGAAAACACTACTGATTTGTCTGCTATGCTCGGAATTACAAAGGATCAGGCTGCCGCATTACAGAATAAATTTAGTTTCACTCTTACCAACATCAGCCGAATTTCACCCGCTGAATTGAACGAAGAATTTTTCGGCAAAGTTTACGGTCCTGAAGTAAAAACTGAAGAACAATTCCGAACAAAAATAAGCGAAGAATTGTCTCAAATGTATGCTGCTGATAGTGATCGAAAATTGAAAAATGATATTGTACTTCAATTAATTGAAAAATTGAAATTGGAATTGCCGGATGAATTTTTGAAACGCTGGCTAATGGCTGTTAACGATAAGCCAATTTCATATGAACAAGTAAATACTGAGTATAATTCTTATTCGAATGGATTACGCTGGCAACTCATCGAAAATAAAATTCTGAAAGACAATGATATCAGAGTTAGCAATGACGAAATAAAAGACTATGTTCGTGGATTAGTCACTGAGCAATTTACGCGTTACAATCAAATGGAAATGAACGCCGAAGACTTGGAAAATACAGTTAACAGGGTTCTCTCTAATCAGGAGGAGGCTAAAAAATTGTACGAACGCCTTTATGATATCAAATTGATGGATTTATTTAAAAGTAAATTTACACTGACTACCAAAGAAGTTTCAGTTGAAGAATTATATAAAGCTTAG
- the clpP gene encoding ATP-dependent Clp endopeptidase proteolytic subunit ClpP — MFDKKEFEKFAVKHQGISSASLHSYTSIYNDYISPTIIEERQLNVASMDVFSRLMMDRIIFLGTGINDYVSNIIQAQLLFLSSVDAKKDIQIYLNSPGGSVYAGLGIYDTMQFIEPDVATICTGMAASMGAVLMCAGAKGKRSALKHARIMIHQPMGGAQGQASDIEITAREIQKLKKELYDIIAEHSGKDYETVWKDSDRDYWMTAEEAREYGMVDEVLVRKK, encoded by the coding sequence ATGTTCGATAAAAAAGAATTTGAAAAATTTGCTGTAAAGCATCAAGGAATAAGCAGTGCATCATTGCATAGCTATACTTCAATATATAACGATTATATTTCACCTACCATTATTGAAGAACGTCAACTTAACGTTGCATCAATGGATGTTTTTTCAAGGTTAATGATGGATCGAATAATTTTTCTTGGAACAGGAATCAATGACTATGTTTCAAACATTATTCAAGCACAGTTACTTTTTTTATCATCAGTGGATGCTAAGAAAGATATTCAAATTTATTTAAATTCTCCAGGAGGTTCAGTATATGCCGGCCTTGGAATTTATGATACAATGCAGTTTATTGAACCTGATGTAGCAACAATTTGTACAGGTATGGCTGCATCAATGGGAGCTGTATTGATGTGTGCAGGAGCTAAAGGTAAACGTTCAGCTTTAAAACATGCGCGCATAATGATTCATCAACCCATGGGAGGAGCTCAAGGCCAAGCATCGGATATTGAAATTACTGCCCGCGAAATACAAAAATTGAAAAAGGAATTGTATGATATTATTGCTGAACACAGTGGTAAAGACTACGAGACTGTTTGGAAGGACAGCGACCGCGATTATTGGATGACCGCTGAAGAAGCCCGCGAATATGGAATGGTGGATGAAGTGTTAGTTCGAAAAAAATAA
- a CDS encoding HAD family hydrolase, translating into MNLRLTNFDASWTLFLDRDGVINTKVDNDYIKRWNDFHFISGVLSSMPILRKKFNRILVVTNQQGIGKGLFTEHDLAEIHTKMQTEFLNSGCKIDKVYYCPALHAENSVYRKPNIGMALQAKKDFPEIDFSKSIMVGDSISDMEFGKNAGMKTAFINSIKTKNTQANIIDWVFPSLEDFTKSLE; encoded by the coding sequence ATGAATTTAAGACTTACCAATTTTGATGCTTCCTGGACATTGTTCCTTGACCGTGATGGAGTAATCAATACGAAAGTTGATAACGATTATATAAAACGTTGGAATGACTTTCATTTTATTTCCGGTGTGCTTTCGTCAATGCCTATTTTGCGTAAAAAATTTAATCGCATTTTAGTTGTTACCAATCAGCAAGGTATTGGAAAGGGATTATTTACTGAACATGATTTAGCAGAAATACATACTAAAATGCAAACAGAATTTCTGAATTCAGGATGTAAAATTGACAAGGTTTATTATTGTCCTGCGTTGCATGCTGAAAATTCAGTTTATCGGAAACCTAATATTGGTATGGCCTTACAAGCAAAAAAAGATTTTCCTGAAATCGATTTCAGTAAGTCGATCATGGTTGGTGATTCTATATCGGACATGGAATTTGGAAAAAATGCCGGGATGAAAACTGCTTTTATCAATTCTATTAAAACTAAAAACACCCAAGCAAATATAATTGATTGGGTGTTTCCTAGTTTAGAAGATTTTACCAAATCTTTGGAATAA
- a CDS encoding nicotinamide mononucleotide transporter, producing the protein MPASFWIELTASLLGLISVWLVTKQNNWCWPTGIVMVIIYVFIFYQNKLYSDMLLQIFFVVMQIYGWYTWSNSSNNTIKLEVTWLTFKEQLQWIVGTIILSILIGFCMKRFTNADLPYIDAATAAMSITAQWLMTRKKIENWLYWIIADLIYIAMYLVKGLYFTTVLYFVFLILAYKGFITWKNHFARLKKN; encoded by the coding sequence ATGCCGGCTTCATTTTGGATTGAGTTAACCGCAAGCTTGCTGGGATTGATAAGTGTTTGGTTGGTTACTAAACAAAATAACTGGTGTTGGCCTACAGGTATTGTAATGGTAATAATTTATGTGTTTATTTTTTACCAAAACAAATTATATTCTGATATGTTATTGCAGATTTTTTTTGTTGTGATGCAGATTTATGGATGGTATACATGGTCAAATAGCAGCAATAACACTATTAAACTTGAGGTTACTTGGCTTACTTTTAAAGAGCAACTTCAATGGATAGTAGGCACAATTATATTATCGATACTGATAGGATTTTGTATGAAGCGATTTACGAATGCCGATTTGCCATATATTGATGCTGCAACGGCAGCAATGAGCATCACAGCACAATGGCTTATGACACGAAAAAAAATAGAAAATTGGTTGTATTGGATAATTGCAGACCTTATTTATATTGCCATGTATCTAGTTAAAGGTCTATACTTCACTACCGTTTTATACTTTGTATTTTTGATTTTGGCGTATAAAGGATTTATTACCTGGAAAAATCACTTTGCTAGATTGAAAAAAAATTAG
- a CDS encoding glycosyltransferase, producing the protein MKITIIGSAYPLRGGGISTFNERLCLAYLERGDKAKIVSFSLQYPSFLFPGKTQFSEEASPAKITIETAINSINPINWIRIGLKLKKEKADIVIIRYWIPFMAPCLGTIARIIRLNKHSKVVSITDNILPHEKRPGDRILSKYYAKSVDGFITMSRSVLSELKEFDSGKPKLFCPHPLYDNFGEMLTKESAKKALGLNSSENYILFFGFIRDYKGLDLLLQAISESDVRKLKIKLIIAGEYYSDPKPYRDLIKQLNLENSVIERTNFIPNNEVSRYFCASDLVVQPYKTATQSGVTQIAYHFNKPMIVTNVGGLPEMIPDGKVGYVVNSDSGSIAEALINFYRLNKEEEFSKNAAEEKKKYSWNSMIETITQLGHLIQSKNDRKK; encoded by the coding sequence TTGAAAATAACAATCATCGGTTCGGCATATCCATTAAGAGGGGGAGGAATATCAACTTTCAATGAACGACTTTGCCTGGCATATTTGGAAAGAGGCGATAAAGCCAAGATTGTTTCTTTTAGTTTACAATATCCTAGCTTTTTATTCCCAGGTAAAACACAATTTTCAGAAGAAGCGTCGCCAGCAAAAATTACAATTGAAACAGCAATTAATTCAATCAACCCCATTAATTGGATAAGAATTGGGTTAAAATTAAAAAAGGAAAAAGCAGATATTGTAATTATACGGTATTGGATTCCGTTTATGGCTCCATGTCTTGGTACAATTGCACGCATAATTCGTTTAAACAAACACTCAAAAGTTGTTTCTATAACAGACAATATATTGCCGCATGAAAAGAGACCCGGTGATCGCATTTTATCAAAATACTATGCAAAATCTGTTGATGGATTTATTACGATGAGTCGATCAGTTCTATCTGAATTAAAGGAATTTGATTCGGGTAAACCTAAATTGTTTTGTCCGCATCCGTTGTACGATAATTTTGGAGAAATGCTTACAAAGGAATCTGCGAAAAAAGCGCTTGGCTTAAACTCTTCAGAAAATTACATTTTATTTTTTGGATTTATTCGCGACTATAAAGGATTAGATTTATTACTTCAGGCAATATCTGAGAGCGATGTTCGTAAATTGAAAATTAAATTGATTATTGCCGGAGAATATTATTCAGATCCGAAACCATACCGTGATTTGATTAAGCAATTAAATCTTGAAAATTCAGTAATCGAACGAACTAACTTTATTCCCAATAATGAGGTTAGTCGCTATTTTTGCGCATCAGATTTGGTCGTTCAGCCCTATAAAACTGCAACACAAAGTGGGGTTACACAGATTGCATATCATTTTAACAAGCCTATGATAGTTACTAATGTTGGAGGATTACCAGAAATGATTCCAGACGGTAAAGTAGGATATGTTGTAAACTCAGACAGTGGTTCAATTGCTGAAGCTTTAATAAATTTTTACAGATTAAATAAGGAGGAAGAATTTAGTAAAAATGCAGCTGAAGAAAAGAAAAAATACTCCTGGAATTCAATGATAGAGACAATAACACAATTGGGTCACTTAATACAATCAAAGAATGATCGTAAGAAGTAA